GTGTGAAAGTAAACAAAATAATACTATTTCACTCTATCTAACAAACTAACTTGCACCAAATGACTACATATGTTTCTCAAGTCTGAATACAACTCTAACCGAACTTGTATGATTGTTGtccacatatatatgcataaaatattTACCCAACAAGAAGCATACATCAATTATTCACTTCTGACTACTTCAGACGAGTTCTTTCATGCCTGAAAATTATAGAAAGTGACAAGTATTTGGTGCACCATTGTTAACACATTGCTTAAATCGACTTTTCGGTGTACCATTGTTAACACATTGCTTATATCGCCTAGATCGCAAATACATTGGTACATTATGTACATATTGAGACCGCTAAAATCTAAAGGcttagggtgcgtttgtttacctcttaatggaatggttcagcgaGCTTCAGCATTCAGctcgtttgtttctgacctctgaatgactgATGATGCTGAATAGTTCAGcattcagtgttgaaccattcaAAGCTGAAatcctctcttaaccattaagcacctaCTTATTATTAAATATTCTCTTTAATTTATATCATTAACACTTGTTAATAAACTATATTGTAATTTTTATTCATGTCAATgattaataaggtaattttacatcattcgttaaaaatgattatcaaacaacttattGTCATTCAAAAGCAACATCATTCAGAacatttgaatcattcagattctgaaccattcagcgctaaatcattcagttttatcaaacgcacccttagtcGGTCACCAACGCTTAAATTTGTCGCTGAATTTATTGGGTAGGAGCAATAACTAGTCCTGCAAATGTCACATTTTACATTCAACAGGAAAGCAAATAATTCAATTTTACAAAAATACCAAATTCATCATCACAAATGCAAAACAAAAATCTATCTTCACAAAGAAGCAAGAAGTAAAAAATACCACAGAAAACAACATTCCTTTCATATCGAAATGAACGCTCCAACTCTAAATCAGCTATTATGATAAATTACAACCCAAAAAGAATCTAGTAATACGAAaaacaaaaagaagaaaaaaaaacaattCTCGGTTTATAAAGAAGCGCTCGTTCATGAAGATGTTAACAGTCGCTTGATCCCCGTTTTCTGCTCAGTAGTAAGTCTTGTAGGAAACTTAATGTTAAATTTGACCCTTAAGTTACCTTTTTTAGTAGGTTCTTTAGGTATAGGCATACCTTCACCTTTAACTACCTCTTCGTAAGTCGGGCTTATAACCGAGTTGACCGGGATGGTCAAATTTCGACCATCGAGCGTTGTGACTTGTGCAGTATAACCAGTTAGAGCTTCTGCTAGTGATATCTTTTGGGTAGCAACTAGATCATTGCCATCTCGTTTGAAGACGGCATGTGGTTTCTCATCAATAATGAAAACAAGATCGGATGGGATTACACCTCGTTGCTCGTTTCCTTTTTCGGGGAAGGTTATTTTTGTACCCTTTTTCCACCCAGGTTTGACTTCTATTGTAAGAATTTCTTCCACTGTGGTTGTTCTCCTGTAGTCAAAATCGCACAAGACAAACAAGTACAAATCCGTGAGCCAACAGTTTATGATAAAATCTGATTGTTACCATCCCATTACCCAAACGGCGCGTTGGCATGGGAACTAACCCGTCCGCTTTGCCTACAAAGGCCCAAAAAATTGGTCAACGCTAAAAAATCGGGTCCGAGTCGATAAAAGCCAAAGTTCGGCAAAAAATTTAAAAACTAGTGTTCTAATCTATTTATGAGATATTTATGTTTAATACATTTACATGTGTAATACATGaatgtttattttatttattgctAAAAGTTAACGTTGGTCAACGCCAGACTCCCGTTCGTGTCTCGACTATTTCCCTCTAGTCATGTATAGTAATCAACCAAATAGAAATACAGGCAAAATGTCACTACGTTACAATCCTAGATTGCTAGATAAGTTAAAAGTTAAACGTACTAACATAGATTGCGCATTAATGAATACCAGAATCAAAAATCCTATGGACATAAAGATTAATACTAGCTCCGGTTAGATTCTCATTAAAAGTAAGGCCAAATGATTCGGTAATAATTTCTTGTAGCGTTTAGCAATTGAAAATTAAAACTAGCTACTCCACAATGCAATGAATATTATCCACAAATCTTAGGACTAGAGACCTAGAGTTCGCAATGTCGACAATTCAATTATGGTCGAATCGATTTGGCTTGTGTGTTACGTAAAACACGTAAATTAAAAACATTTAACTAAAAGGGGCAAGTGGTCCAAATTGCAGTCATTAGTCTAATTCATGATCATAGATCTCCTAAATCATTTTAGTCACAGATTTGCATCATTATCGTAATTCGTACTACTGTTTTTGTTCACAATTAACGCATTgattacaaaaatgataataataattaataactaatattaacatgTTACTCGACCCGCCCATCTCACAACCTTTACCTAGAACTATCCGTGTTACAATTGAGCATGGCCACCAGAAATATGTCTGAAACAACATAGCCTGATGGTAAATGCAGTACGATGCATTAAATAGAAGATTAAACGTATGCTACGGTTCCTAATATTAAAAACAACTTTGGAAATATTTTTCCAATTAATCAAGCCCACAAGTCAGAAGTCAGATCTTTGCTGCTCGGGCTAATTTATCCCATAAACATTGTAGCATTAGGTAAGCCACTGAAAACAGCTAAAGACGTTTTGAAAAGCATTTTTATCACCAATTCAATATCATTATATTAATGAAAAAAGGAATCAACTACGAAGTTCGTTCTTGGGCTGATGTGCACACACCTTATGATAAACCtggtaaaaaaaattaaagaaaaaagaCAGTCATATATAGCCATTCTGTTCAATCAATTTTGAACAAACTTGTGTCGTTTACAAACTTCCCTTAAGTTGGTGTCTCAAAGATCACAAATTACAAACATGAACTACAATGCGTTCTAGAATCTAAACCATATATTCTAAGGCctaaaagagaaagaaaaaaaaaagattgaaaACTAAATTACTTGCGACCACATAAACTGAAGCTTCATACACCATTAACAGAATGACATCTACCACACCCAAAACTCGTGATTGAATGCTTTACACCCATGTGTAGCGACCAGCATAAAACAACTATTATATCTCATTTAGTATACAACAACGTTTATGGGAAGTCTATTAAGATAAATAgagatatatatgtgtgtatacgcattttttttcaaaaaaaaaatttaagacttttaaaaaaataaaatagacaCTAAACTTCCCCTTGTGGAATGCATTTGAGTATCTAATACATCAATCTTCAAAATACCTCTGTTACGTAAAGAGCCACTATATGAACACCAAGGGGCTATACTGAAAAAGGGCATGGAAAGCAAATAAGATCACCTATATTTGATAGTTGTGTGACAACAAGGGCCATTATAAACACGTAATAAACAGATAAAAGGTGAAAAGCTAAGTACTTTCCATAACACTCTATGTTATATCCTACTCGTAACTATTGCTCGATTTCAATGGAAACAATTTTGTAATGTTAGCAGTACATAGTTGAGACATGAGTCTAATATGCAGGCAAGTTTACCAGGACTCTACATTCGTTAAAAAGAACGCTGTATTTATTATATTTTCAGTATTTTTAGCAGGAAGCATGCATATATAAATGGCTTAAATGCTGACATAACAAATCATCTTTCTGGGAATCGCATGTGTTTATGACAATTTACAAACTTTAAATGGTTTAACAGTTTTTCAATGTTGCATGTTGTATTAACGACTTGCGAAGTCTACTGACCATGTACGTGAAAGTGAGTTTCTATTTATTGCAATTTTCCATTTACAGAAAAAGAAAATTAATCGAACTAATTTACCACTCGTTGATGTTTATCGACCTATATTCAAATCATGCATGATTCCCGGTAATTATTTACCAAATTAGAAAACTTTATGCAATTAGCATCCTATCTAAACGGTGCTCCGCAACATATGCAAACTAAACTCATATTTCCCCTAAAATTTCTTCATGATTCTTATTATTAGCGTCACTAAACTGGTTATAGTTTAATGTAATCTTACAATTCAAAAAGCTGAATGTTCAAGAACTATTATATCACATTGAATACACATTGACCGAATTCATTAAATAGCCTAATACGTCAAGAAACATGACATTAATTCAATGCACAAGTAACTTCAAAACATAGTAAACACAAATCAATTATCACACAAACCAAAAACTTACCCAGTAGCATCGGTACCGTCCCTCGAGATCTTCATCTTCTTCGTTGTCCCTTTATACAGATCCTCTAAACTACACGGCAATGCACGTTCAATAGCAGCTCCTTTCCTAGGCGGCATACTACCAGACCCTTCACCACCACCACTAGCACTTCTAAACTGCGAAAATATATCATCACCAAACATACTCCTCGGAAACTGCCCGCCCGGCCCGCCACGTGACCCGCCCATATTATCTCCCATTCCTCCAAACGGACTCGAAAACCCAAAAAACTCCGAGAATATATCGTCAGCGTTTCTCGGATTAAATCTGAAATTCGCCGAACCACCATCACTTGACATACCCGAAAACCCACCAGCACCTGGTGGTGGCATTTGCCCCTTGAGTCCCTCCTCACCATACTGATCATAAATAGCCCTCTTTTGTGGATCACTCAAAACCTAAATCAAACAAAAAATACAAAACCCTAGCTAAACTTAATCAATAAATAAAAACCCCAATAAAAACACATAATTCACCTTCAAAGTTTGTAAATTTAAACCTTAATTCCACTAATTAATACATACCCATATCAATTTCAGTTAAATTAATCAAATTTCAAAACTTAACGGAATTCACAAAACTGAAATTGAATTAAAAATTTCCAAAATTGGATGAGATAATATGAAATTAAAGTGTGGTAAACAGAGATAATGATAGACATACATCATAAGCTTCAGAGATAGTTTTGAATTTGGCTTCAGCATCTTTTTTATTATTAGGGTTTTTATCAGGGTGCCACTTCATGGCGAGTTTACGATAAGCTTTTTTCAAGTCATCATCTTTAGCGCTGCGATCGACTTGAAGGACCTTGTAGTAATCAACACCCATGATTATGATGATTTTAAGGTTTGATTGTTGTTGAGGTTGGTTTGTTGATGAATATTTGTATTTATGGGCGTATTTAGTTcaagtttt
This genomic stretch from Rutidosis leptorrhynchoides isolate AG116_Rl617_1_P2 chromosome 11, CSIRO_AGI_Rlap_v1, whole genome shotgun sequence harbors:
- the LOC139876262 gene encoding uncharacterized protein, whose product is MGVDYYKVLQVDRSAKDDDLKKAYRKLAMKWHPDKNPNNKKDAEAKFKTISEAYDVLSDPQKRAIYDQYGEEGLKGQMPPPGAGGFSGMSSDGGSANFRFNPRNADDIFSEFFGFSSPFGGMGDNMGGSRGGPGGQFPRSMFGDDIFSQFRSASGGGEGSGSMPPRKGAAIERALPCSLEDLYKGTTKKMKISRDGTDATGRTTTVEEILTIEVKPGWKKGTKITFPEKGNEQRGVIPSDLVFIIDEKPHAVFKRDGNDLVATQKISLAEALTGYTAQVTTLDGRNLTIPVNSVISPTYEEVVKGEGMPIPKEPTKKGNLRVKFNIKFPTRLTTEQKTGIKRLLTSS